AAGCAGCTGATTTAATTTCCTCAGCCAATGACAGAGGGGAGCCCTAGGGGAGGAAGCACCTTCACCAACTGCTCCCACCCTTTCTTCAACATCCGGCCAGATGCCCTCTCGTGCTGACCCCTCCCCCCCATACCTTCACATGACTACTACTCGGCCTCAGTCCCACCTGCTGAAATTAGTGTGTCCTTTACCCACACTCACCTCCAGCTCTCCAATGAAAAGACTGTGGAACCAAGAGGAAACCAGCTGCCGGCCTGAAGACTGAAATTCCTATTACATTCACCACCTGGTGGAGCTGGCTGTCGGTCAGTGGATGGGAAGGTTTGAGGAATCGATGAAATGGAAGGTCAGTAGATGAAGGTCTCCTGGTCACCTAGGATTGGTAGgcctttgggggtggggtggggtcagtCAAGAATAATCTGTAGAGGCCAGTGATGGTAAGGCCCTCGTGGTCCATGACGGGCGCAATTCCAAGAGTCAATTATTGGGAGTGTGAGGATGTCGTGGTTGGAAGCCAGTGGAAAGAGGGCTTTTGAAAAGATCAGAATCCAACCATCTCCCCCAGATTATGTTCTTTAAATACTACCCTTcgaatttaggtctttgatctattgAGAATGGATCTTGATATATAATGTGAGGCAGGGatctaatttcatctttttccatATCAATAATCAGTAATTCCAGCACCTTAAAGgatcttccctttccccactttaCATGATTTCAGACTGGGTATTTGTCCCTAaaataagaacattaaaaaacCATACAAAACATACAAAACAGGTTATAGATTCTAGGGGCATAAACCATACGGGTGTTTTGGGTCATAAATCCCATCAAAGTTACTAACGAAcccccccctcacacacacacacacacacacacacacacacacacacacacacacacaaataatgacTAGTAACTTCACTAACAGGTTGTCTTATACAGAGCAAATATTCAAGGACTGTTTAAATAAGTATCATTTTAttcacaaatatattttcaatccGCACTTGTCTATAAGTGGACTGTAAGATTTGTAAATTGCAGGGGCCAGGGGCACGCACCACAGCTAATCTCAATTGAAGTAGGTTGCTCGCCTGATTATTTAGCTATTGTCTCTCACCTCTCAACCTACTCTTCCACTGTCTGCTTTGTGATAGCGCAAACCAGATTCTCTTTTGCCAGCTTCACATTAAGTTCTGCCAACATGGGCCACTAGAGAGAATGggtaggcagaaggaaaatggagATGGGACTcgcttttttctgtttgctttctctTCTTGCTGCAGAGGAAACAGTTGGTTGCTGTTTTCAGTTTTCATCCACAGTCTTAGAATCATCTTCATCCCACACCCTCAGGCATTCTAGTGTCAGCCAGCCATGTGCTCTCCTCAGAGACAGGAGGAAGAGTTCCACAGCGGGGGAGCAGGGGacccgggtgggggggggggggtccttccTCCTGGCTCCTAATTCCTTGCACCAGTCAGTCATCTGTCCTGTTCAAGCCAGCACAAAGTTTCAAGTGAATGACCGAGGAGCAGTGACTTCTAGCTAAATCACTCCTACGTAAAAAACAGGGTGACATTTGTGAGATTTTCTTATCAACCAAGGGCCCTCTTACCATGAGACTGGGGATTCTCAATGGCACTGGAATCCTAGTATAACCTGGGGTGTTTACgtgtctgtcatttttttttttttatctgggTACCAAATTTGAAGCAATagtacaaatgaaaaaaacttaAGTGGATGCTTTAGTACAACTTACAGAAAAGGTAAAGGAAAACCCAAAATGGATGCATTGTCATGGTAACCAGGGAAGTCACCCCCACGGCCACTGGGAAGCCAGCCTGATGCTTAGCTCTCATCATCAGGGTGAGCCTGTCAGAGACACTCTGCCATGCCAGATTCGGGGGCCCTGATCACGCACAAGTGGGTTATGTGGTCACCCAATTCTTTGATGTATTTCACCTGCTCATTCAGGTTGTCACACAAGTAGGGGTCATTTTTCGCAGTAGGCAATTTGTGCAGTGCCAGTAGTGACTGATTCATGCCCTCTTCTGAGTGGAACACACATGCCTTGCCTTGAGCCCACTCTCCGAGTCATCCTGTTCTGGTTTCAGCATACACCAAAGATTCGGCCACCTGGTAGGTTCTGCATCTTCATCAGCTTCTCAGCATGTCCGCTCCCCTCACGAGACTGGTGAAGAGAACAACTGGCAAAGTTCTCCAAAGCCACATCATGGCCATCAAAGTAGTGAGACACGGACAGGTAAACGTCAGAGGCTCCAGGTGGATCTGGCAGTTATTTGTGGCCTCCAAGTcctggtggtggtgctggggcACCTGTGAGGGGGACATGGTAGTCACAGCAGTCACTCCACTCCCACTCGCCTTGGGAGTGGTCCAAGGGTGCTGTGAGGAGGTGGCAGAAGGCTGGCTCTGCATGGCCAGGttgagggggtggggtggcgaGCACCAGCTTCTGTTCAAGCACTGTTTAAGCAGGAAACCATGGCAACTCTCGGCAAAGAATGTCTTTTTCCCTGAAAATCATTATTCTGGTAGGCTGGCTCTAAGAAGGCCCTCAAAGATTCTCAactctccccttgagtgtgggctggccTAGGAACTTGCTTCTAAAAGAATACGGCAAAGATGATAGAAGATTTAGATATAATAGGTACAATGTGACACGGACTATAAACCATCTTCAAATGAGTTATGGAGTCGTTCCCTAGCAATGAGAAAGAGTTCAAGACATTCTCTATCAAAATACACATTAAGGGTGTTAATCTGATGGAAAATGAGGGTAGACTTACATAAACAAGTTTCCAAATTTCCATTGCAATCACGAGCTTATCTCCTTTGTGAGATCTCTGCCATTCTGCTAAAGGTTCAACACATTTGGTGTATCCATAGACATTCCTTATTTCTGACACATGATGAGGAACCATGTTACTGAAAACCTTGTCCTATTCACTGCTGTGCAAATTAGGGGCTGACTAGGCAAGTTTGGGGTGTTCAGACCCTGCACGTTCCAATGAAAGGAATGACCCTTGACTGGCACCTGAGAAGGAACCTCTAAGCCCTTGGAATATGCTGCCTGCCAAGAGCGTCTTTGTATACCTGGGGTTTCGGCCATGCCATATAGCTTACATTAGCAATATGATTTTTGGTGAACACCTGCTTTTGTTTGCCTGGGGCTCTGGGCCATTCTGTATCAGTTTGATCCTTAGGAGGCTGGAGTTTGAGAAGTTAAGGTCAGTTATGTGGTTTCTCCATGCCTCCATAACTAACCCCCTTACTGCCCCTCTCACCCCCCGGCACTAAGGCTCAGGTGAGTTTCTCTGGTTGGCAATACGCCATATGTGTTGTCAGGTCATTGCTGGAGAATTAAGCACTGTCCATACAACTCCACTGGGAGGACAACTGGATGCACCTGGTTTCTCCTAAAGTCTGCCTCATGCACCTTTTACATTCGCTAATTTTAATTTGTAACTCTTCACTGTCATAAACTGTAACAGTAAGTATAGCAGCTTTTATGAGTTTAGTGACTGCTTTTAGAGAATAATCAAATGTGAGGGTGGTCTTAGGGACTTGATACAACTGCCTTCCTAAAATTTCTTTCTGATGTGAATTTGTTGATGATTTTGAAGTCAAGCTCGTTACAATTCAACCTACTTAGAGCCACTGATACTTAATGAGGTATATCTTCCCATTATCACTACATTCATTAGCATTCTCTCagtgaaagttttcaactatataaAAAGCTAAAACCTTGATCTAAAGGCTTTTCCACACTGAACGTACCAAATCTTCCCTACACGTTTCCTGTGACATAAAATAAGACATAATTGGTAACTGAAGGCACTACCACATTTACTGCATTCATGAGGTTTCTCTCCTGTACAAATTCTCTGTTATTTCCTGAGGGTACACATCTGGCAACAGGCTGTCCGACAAGGACTACATTCCCTTGGGCTAGGAACCCACTGATATTTAATGATGTCTGCACGGCCACAGAAGGCCCTTGCACTGTCATTGTTTCAACAGAGTTTTTCTCCTGTACGGGTTCTGTGGTACATAATGAGCTGTGATTCCCAAGAAAATCATTTTCCACCTTGACTGAATCCACACATTTCTCTTTCATATGAGTTTTCTTATGTTTAGTGAGGGAGGACTTGTGGCAGAAGGCTTTCCCACAATTGCTACATCCAtggggtttctctcctgtatgaaCTCTCTGATGTCTACTCAGTATTGACTTCGTGGAGTAGCCTTTCCCACATACGTTGCATTTATAGCGTTTCTCTTCTGTATGACCTCTTTGATGTCTAATGAGACTCGACTTTTGAAAGTAAGCTCTTCCACATTCACTGCACACATAGGGAGGATTTCCAGTGTGAAATACCTGATGTGCAACGAGACATGGCTTATGACTGAAGGCTTTACCACATTCCTTGCATCcatagggcttctctccagtatgaattcgcTGATGTATAAGAAAATTACCCTTCTGGATGAAGCCTCTTCCACATTCACTGCATGTATAGGGTTTCTCTCCCGTATGAGTTTTCTGATGTACAAGGAGCTGAGATTTCCTGGAGAAAGTTTTCCCACACTCACTACATGCATGgggttttattcctctttccaCTTGCATATGTATATTGAGCTCTGCTTTCCTACAGAAGGCTTTACCACATTTAAGGCAtttatatggtttctctcctgtatgagTTCTCTGATGTACAGTGAGTTGAGACTTTTTGATGAAGGTTTTACCACATTCAATACACTCATGTTTCTTTcgtttttcagtttgatgtataCTGAGTTTCGAATTGGTGAAGAtggtgtttccatatttattgcaTTTAACTCCAGTGTAACGTTTTTCATGCTTAGTACGAAGAAACGATTTCTCATATTTATTAAACTTGTCAGGATTCTTCACTACACAGCTTTTATTCTGG
Above is a window of Balaenoptera ricei isolate mBalRic1 chromosome 19, mBalRic1.hap2, whole genome shotgun sequence DNA encoding:
- the LOC132354209 gene encoding zinc finger protein 350-like, which codes for MTKLQESLLFEDVAVEFTREEWRLLDPAQKDLYQDVMLENYSNLLSVGYQSPKPIQIFKLKQRNKPWLEKENIRGQNFPEVGEIGDHMQWSLEIQNKRKNMERGREHSSSGNVFHLRRNLVTLRQSHDKFDVLNSNLDLVNQNKSCVVKNPDKFNKYEKSFLRTKHEKRYTGVKCNKYGNTIFTNSKLSIHQTEKRKKHECIECGKTFIKKSQLTVHQRTHTGEKPYKCLKCGKAFCRKAELNIHMQVERGIKPHACSECGKTFSRKSQLLVHQKTHTGEKPYTCSECGRGFIQKGNFLIHQRIHTGEKPYGCKECGKAFSHKPCLVAHQVFHTGNPPYVCSECGRAYFQKSSLIRHQRGHTEEKRYKCNVCGKGYSTKSILSRHQRVHTGEKPHGCSNCGKAFCHKSSLTKHKKTHMKEKCVDSVKVENDFLGNHSSLCTTEPVQEKNSVETMTVQGPSVAVQTSLNISGFLAQGNVVLVGQPVARCVPSGNNREFVQERNLMNAVNVVVPSVTNYVLFYVTGNV